ATGTAATTCTAAAGCTATCTTATGTACTCCATGTGTTCTGGCAAATGCAGCTTTTTCTTGCCAGTAAGGAATTAAAACCTCATTCCATTGATAGTTAAGAATTGCACCAAAATCCTCCGGCCATGAGCAGGTAACCCAATTAGGCATTCTATCCTCTTTACTTCCCCCAGGACAGCCAGAAAAGGTGTTTACTACCTGAACTCCTAGTTTTTGTGCAAGAAGAATTGCCTTATTTAAATCTTCGTCAAACTTATCTGCTATCTCCTTTATCGGATGAAGCATATTGCCATGTGCACTTAAAGCACTGATTTCTAATTGGTTCTCTCTTAAAACTGTTTTAAATTTTTCGAATTCCTCCTCCTGATGTAACAGAATATCTGGATTACAGTGAGCCGTCCCAGGATAACCACCGCATCCTATTTCAATCATCTGTACACCATTTTGGTGTAGGAATTCGCAAGCCTTCTCAAAAGACATACTGCCGAGTACTACTGAAAATGTTCCTAATTTCATAACTTTCACCCATCGCAACCTTCTATAAATACTAAGGTTCTGCCACCAATACAAAAGAGTGTGTTTGGAAAATACTTCTGCCTGACCGGGTGCTTCACTTTTTGGATAGTAAAACTAGTGCAGTCATTTTACAAACATGCTCAAGGTTGAAAGAAATAAATGTGGCATCCTTTCTTTAACAGTATTTTCCTTCAACCCATCATCTTGTTTTTGAGATACATAAACTTCAAAGTCACTTATATGATATAATGTATCTTAGCCAAATGCTATGGATGTATTGCTGATTAGTCATACAATCTTGCTATTGTTTATACCTTCGAAGGAGAACACCCGTAGTATTTACGAAAAAGTCGTCCAAAGTTATTATAATCCTGAAATCCAACCAGAGCAGCTATTTGAGAAAGACTGATTTCATTTTGCTCTATAAGATAATAGGCTTTTTTAAGCCGTATTTCATTTATATAATTTAATGGGCTCTGTCCGATACTTTCCTTGAACAAATGACAAAAGCGGTATTCACTGATATGAATCAAGTCTGCCAGCTCCTTGTTGGTAACAGGCTCTGTATAATGTTCCTGAATATATTGTAAAACCGTATTTAACCGGCTTAAGTTCCAAATCCTTGAACGATTCTCTCTCTCTGACAGTCTTTCCGTAACATAATTGCGAAGCAGGTAG
The nucleotide sequence above comes from Anaerocolumna cellulosilytica. Encoded proteins:
- a CDS encoding sugar phosphate isomerase/epimerase family protein, with product MKLGTFSVVLGSMSFEKACEFLHQNGVQMIEIGCGGYPGTAHCNPDILLHQEEEFEKFKTVLRENQLEISALSAHGNMLHPIKEIADKFDEDLNKAILLAQKLGVQVVNTFSGCPGGSKEDRMPNWVTCSWPEDFGAILNYQWNEVLIPYWQEKAAFARTHGVHKIALELHPGFCVYNTNTLLRLREAAGPEIGANFDPSHLIWQGMDPCTCIRELGKHNAIFHFHAKDTKIDSLNCAVNGVLDTTHYGDERNRSWLFRTVGYGHGEEYWKAIISELRMSGYDYAISIEHEDSLMSGNEGLTKAIQCLKNVLLFEEQGNMYWA